The following are encoded in a window of Panicum virgatum strain AP13 chromosome 5N, P.virgatum_v5, whole genome shotgun sequence genomic DNA:
- the LOC120675740 gene encoding cytochrome P450 72A11-like: MGLGVAALLREASPGSLLAGAAAVLLLWWAAAVLEWAWLSPRRMERALRSQGLRGTRYRFLWGDLKEERRLTGAALARPVPMNRPHDILPRVSPLLHRAVQEHGKLSFTWFGTIPRITIIDPELAREVMSNKDGRFVKTKLATRMMKFLIGGVAILDGEKWVQHRRIMNPAFHAEKLKGMFPAFSAACSDLICRWENLLADSAGTIELDVWSEFQNFSGDVISRAVFGVSYQDGRRIFQLQGEQLVRVTQAFRTSHIPGFSLLPTESNRRMKAINRETKTILRGIIEKRHEAMKNGEPAKDDLLGMLMESNMNYSDSDGKSSRGITVEEVIEECKLFYFAGSETTAIVLTYTMVALSMHPEWLDRARDEVLQVFGQNKPDFSGAGRLKVVTMVLYEVLRLYPPALFINRRTHKQTELGGVTYPPDVMFVVPIMFIHRDPPLWGHDADEFNPGRFAEGVSKACSDPGAFIPFSWGPRICIGQNFALLEAKLAISMVLQRFAFELSPEYVHAPFSILTLHPQHSVLVRVRRL; this comes from the exons ATGGGCTTGGGCGTGGCGGCTCTGCTCCGCGAGGCCTCGCCGGGGAGCCTGCTGGCCGGTGCGGCGGCCGTGCTGCTCCTGTGGTGGGCGGCAGCCGTGCTGGAGTGGGCCTGGCTGTCCCCCCGGCGCATGGAGCGGGCCCTCAGGTCGCAGGGCCTGAGGGGCACCCGGTACCGCTTCCTCTGGGGCGACCTCAAGGAGGAGCGCCGGCTGACGGGGGCAGCCCTGGCCAGACCCGTGCCCATGAACCGGCCCCACGACATCCTCCCGCGTGTCTCCCCTCTCCTCCACCGTGCCGTTCAGGAGCATG GTAAGCTCTCGTTCACATGGTTCGGGACGATCCCAAGAATTACAATCATCGACCCTGAGCTGGCCCGGGAGGTTATGTCAAACAAAGACGGCCGCTTCGTGAAAACAAAGCTAGCCACTCGCATGATGAAGTTTCTGATTGGTGGGGTCGCGATACTTGACGGCGAGAAATGGGTCCAGCATAGGAGGATTATGAACCCAGCCTTCCATGCAGAGAAGCTGAAG GGGATGTTTCCGGCGTTCTCTGCAGCGTGCAGTGATCTAATCTGCAGATGGGAGAACTTGCTCGCTGATTCTGCTGGAACCATTGAGCTAGATGTTTGGTCTGAGTTTCAAAATTTCTCAGGAGATGTTATTTCAAGAGCTGTTTTCGGTGTTAGCTACCAAGATGGCAGAAGGATATTCCAACTCCAAGGTGAACAACTTGTTCGTGTTACTCAAGCTTTCAGGACAAGTCACATCCCAGGATTCTC TCTCTTACCGACGGAAAGCAACCGAAGGATGAAGGCTATTAACAGGGAAACCAAGACGATCCTAAGGGGAATAATAGAGAAGAGACATGAGGCTATGAAGAACGGCGAACCCGCCAAGGATGACTTGCTCGGCATGCTGATGGAATCAAACATGAATTACAGCGACTCGGATGGAAAGTCCAGTAGGGGGATCACCGTTGAGGAAGTCATCGAGGAATGCAAGTTGTTCTACTTCGCAGGATCAGAGACTACCGCCATCGTGCTGACTTACACAATGGTAGCCTTAAGCATGCATCCGGAGTGGCTAGATCGAGCCAGGGATGAAGTTCTGCAAGTCTTCGGGCAGAACAAGCCAGATTTCAGCGGTGCAGGTCGTCTAAAAGTT GTGACCATGGTGCTGTACGAGGTGCTACGACTGTACCCTCCGGCGTTGTTCATTAACCGGCGGACACACAAGCAGACGGAGCTCGGAGGCGTCACGTACCCGCCGGATGTCATGTTCGTTGTTCCCATCATGTTCATCCACCGCGACCCTCCGCTCTGGGGGCACGACGCCGACGAGTTCAACCCGGGGAGGTTCGCCGAGGGCGTGTCCAAGGCGTGCAGCGACCCGGGCGCCTTCATCCCCTTCAGCTGGGGGCCGCGCATCTGCATCGGCCAGAACTTCGCGCTGCTGGAGGCCAAGCTGGCCATCAGCATGGTCCTGCAGCGCTTCGCGTTCGAGCTCTCGCCAGAATACGTGCACGCGCCCTTCAGCATCCTGACACTCCATCCGCAGCACAGCGTTCTGGTTAGGGTACGCCGGCTCTGA